In one Pseudomonadota bacterium genomic region, the following are encoded:
- a CDS encoding sugar transferase encodes MLKEQSTIIRRVVIGADLLLMSAAFPLAFYARFDRFPRLDDLRQYGWIAVIFIPFFLFSLYRHKLYHQLRFIIFFEIAKRVVAAFIIAFSLAAALLFLSHATYYSRLLFLYFSAGSFFLVMLGKIGLKIFLNRLRSKGYNFRQALVIGSGKKLAEIENFFLEHGSYGIKVFAALEAATVTPAKFENILTLNIVDEVYFALDRDAAGPRFPIDTYLEITEQAGKTSKIMLNINEHCRSSCDFARLANFPLVVLHPVTLDPDQILIKRLVDIAGALVGLLLNVVLFPPVALAIKLDSPGPIFFAQQRVGENGRLFSLYKYRSMSVDAEARKKELADRNELSGAVFKISDDPRVTQVGGILRKLSLDELPQFWNVLKGEMSLVGTRPPTPGEVAEYQLRHYRRLSVKPGLTGMWQVSGRNRITDFDEIVALDTKYIDQWSLWLDFKIILKTVIVLGSGK; translated from the coding sequence ATGCTCAAAGAGCAGTCAACCATTATTCGAAGAGTGGTTATCGGCGCTGATTTACTGTTGATGTCGGCAGCCTTTCCCCTGGCCTTTTACGCCCGCTTCGACCGTTTTCCCCGGCTGGATGACCTGCGGCAATACGGCTGGATTGCCGTGATTTTTATCCCTTTTTTTCTCTTCAGCCTTTATCGCCATAAGCTGTATCATCAATTGCGGTTCATTATCTTCTTTGAGATCGCCAAAAGGGTGGTGGCCGCGTTTATCATCGCTTTTTCCCTGGCGGCCGCCCTGCTGTTCCTCAGCCACGCCACCTATTACAGCCGCCTGCTGTTTCTCTATTTTTCCGCCGGTTCATTTTTTCTGGTCATGCTTGGCAAGATAGGCCTGAAAATTTTTCTCAACCGTTTACGAAGTAAAGGGTATAATTTCCGCCAGGCACTGGTAATTGGCAGCGGCAAAAAGTTGGCTGAAATTGAAAACTTTTTCTTAGAGCATGGCAGTTATGGCATTAAGGTCTTTGCCGCTCTTGAGGCAGCGACAGTCACCCCGGCCAAATTTGAGAATATCCTCACCCTCAACATCGTCGACGAAGTTTATTTTGCCCTGGATCGGGATGCCGCCGGGCCACGTTTCCCCATTGACACCTACCTGGAGATTACCGAGCAGGCCGGTAAAACCAGTAAAATCATGCTCAATATCAATGAACATTGCCGCAGCAGCTGCGATTTTGCCCGGCTGGCCAATTTTCCCCTGGTGGTACTCCATCCCGTAACCCTTGATCCCGACCAGATATTGATCAAGCGCCTGGTTGATATCGCCGGAGCGCTTGTCGGCCTGCTGCTGAACGTGGTGCTGTTTCCTCCGGTGGCGCTGGCCATTAAACTGGATTCCCCGGGACCGATATTTTTTGCCCAGCAGCGGGTGGGGGAAAACGGCCGCCTGTTTTCTCTCTATAAATATCGTTCCATGTCTGTGGATGCCGAGGCGCGTAAAAAGGAGCTTGCCGACCGTAACGAACTGAGCGGCGCCGTTTTCAAAATAAGTGATGACCCCCGGGTGACCCAGGTGGGCGGGATTCTTCGCAAGTTGAGCCTGGATGAATTGCCGCAGTTCTGGAATGTTTTGAAAGGAGAGATGAGCCTGGTCGGCACCCGGCCGCCGACCCCGGGTGAGGTGGCTGAATACCAGCTTCGGCATTACCGGCGTTTATCCGTCAAGCCCGGTCTTACGGGGATGTGGCAGGTGTCGGGGCGCAACCGGATCACTGATTTTGATGAAATCGTTGCCCTGGATACAAAATATATTGACCAGTGGTCCCTGTGGCTTGATTTTAAAATTATCCTTAAGACAGTAATTGTTCTGGGCAGCGGCAAATAA